The nucleotide window GTTTCCTCCTTCGTTTCACATATTTAGCTCGCATTATTATGTGTTGTTTGTATTTGTTTACATGTCAAATTAATGTTAGCCCCTTTTGTTAATTTGTTGATCTCTATTTCCATATTTCTTCTGCGCATGAATTCTCCAAATTTTCTTGCTCCTTGGCTgctttattttcagtttttgatGTAAAGTCTtagatgaattttgatattgttGTGTCCTAATATAGTAGTCATTATAAGTTTTTCATCCTAtcataaattcaatataaatgaAGAGCATATGCCTTGAATTTTTACTCAATTGTTCTGCCGATTATTTTACTTAGAAGTTAAACCGGTTTGTCATTAAAATTTAGCTTTGCCTTTGTTTATATGTGCATTTGTTACATGAATATTTTGAGATGCAGTTTTTTAAGCTAATTCTTTAGTTGTCATTTTTTAGCATTCATCGTGTGCAAATATCGAAATAAATGTGTGACCGTCTCCCAAACTTTTAATCTATTTTATTCCTTTTACCATATGGTACCAAAGGGCTGATTGTTGTTTAAATGATCCTTATGACGTGATCGGAtattatgatttctttattcaCTATGAGAAGTACATGTTggtcattaaatatttttaattctcATTGGCTTTTAGTTATAATCTTATTTTCCTCATGATTAATTCCAACATGTTAAGGCAGTTAGCACTTTGGTAATAATGAGTTTGTTGTTTAAATTGTGGTGAAGGACGAATTGTTGAATTGATTATCCTTGAGTTTTGTATCTTAGCTTATTAAAGAATTTGTTCGTTTACTAATCCTTTTTTCCTCATTCTCTTTGCATGAACTCACCCGTTCGAGTCCATTCGAACTTTCCACTCCCTTGCATTCTCTTCTTTTTGAGTCAAACCTTCGCCAAGTTACGAAAGGGAAGCCGATATATTGGGTTGAGACCCCAAAACCAGCAGCAACAGCAGCTCAAAAGAGCTGAAACGAAAGGGTTTTTCCGTTCAAATTGGCCGAAATTTGAACAGCATTAACGAGGCCGAGTTGCAGCAGTTTCAAAGGGCTGAAAATAGCATTTTTTGGACTTAAAAGTTCGGAAATAGCGCTAGCAACAGCAGCCTCAAAAGGCAGAAAAAAGAGATGCAGCAAGTGGACTTAAAGTTGTCTTAATTCTATTAGCACTTCGTCGCTTATCATATTGTGATGTTGTGATATTTGCTTTTAACTTCtaacatttattttatcaatttagaTGAATCCTTGGGGTGACATGTTTatttaagttttcaaatttcgAAACTCATTTCAAGTTGGCTAATTTAAGCTTTATAGAATGACTTGAGAACCTTTTATGTTCTTTCATAGTTATTGAAAAGCTTTGAATCCATGTTTACGAGTTtgaactaacatatttagttCAGATTTTTAAATAGgataaagttgttaagtttctaaaaaataaattagttgtcTTTTAGTTTAACTTAGGGCTTTGTATGAATGACTTAAGGATTTTCTATATCCTTTTGTAGTTGTCAAACAAGGTCCTTTAATACATGTTTAGGAGTTTGAATTAATCGTTGATTCAAAACATGACTATGGGTAAAAAGTTCAAGTTAGATTTATTCCTGAGATCTTTACAAGTATCAAAGATTTTTATCTAAATTTCAAACATGGACTCTTTGTAAGtaaccttttttttatatatatatataaaattagcCAAACTTTTAAATCCGTCGGTCAACCGCATATTAGCGGATTCTCTAAGATGCCTAAACCCTTCcttagagaattatttgaacccttacccgactctggtttttaatgttttttttctttcaaaaattctcttttttaaatggttttcttaatttttcctaaaaaattaagtggcgacttccaaattacaattttttccaaaactcAACAAAATTGCCAAAGTTGCGAAAATGGTCCCGAAACCTTAGTTTTCGAGATCGGGTCGTAACAGaatggcgactctgctggggattcATCTAGGTTCTAACCAAAAGGATTTTATTGTTTGGCtaactattattgtattaaTTGTTACTTTATGCAATTATGTGTTTAAATTGTGAATATTAATTGTCATATTGCATTCATGGCACTTTCTGATAtttgtatagtatattaaagaaCGGTTTCTGCATAATCGCAGCCGAACtttttatactcaaccctttttCGGAATGATCAGCAATTTATTGGTACGTCATGCGTCCAATGATTGTTGTGAattccagcctaagttgtccacttgggttcccggtctttcaaaagccactcttagtcaactagcgtagagcgaaaccaaatcccgaatttagcgcattttgaactaagttgacccaacacccaaggcgtgcTGGGCCCATTAGAAGACCACCTTAAGTCTAATTGACCCCCGGTCAATATAAGACGATCATTCAactatttgttaaatttgaagGATATGTATGTCGTTTTGTGCGTACATGGCCCTTTGGGTTGGGTTTTTATTTACATAGGTAGTTTCTTTATTGAAGTCAAAGGAAGATCATCCTCACCCAGAAGAAATTCAAAAGTACCAAGAAGTTCAGGAATGAAGATTACATATGGAAGCTTAGTTTAGTTTACCATTGTACCCCTGCGTGGGACTGATATTTATTTCCCTATCCTCTAATATATATcccatttattttattcataaggtttgtataaatgatttttagggCAATGGAACGTGTTACAATCGACATACACATCCTTCAAACGTTAGGCCTACCTTTGGCTCAAAAAGGTCACATGTATGTTAGGAGGCGTTATATATTGTTTGTGTGTTAAATGTTACAAATTTTATGTCGTTTGTGCTTGTTGGACCTATGTGTTTACATACATATGTTTTGCTTTAAACATAATTGGTCCATTATTCCATTCCAAAGTCTTAGAACATCTTTCAATATATATACTCAATTTTCAAGCTTTCCGAAATATTCTTGACTCCATTATCAAAATACGTTCAAAATCACTAAAGTTCTAGGTTCAATAGAGCTTTACGAAATTTATTAGGTCACTATTCAAATTCACGTTGACCTTGTTgtttcttgaaaattatttttttttacgcTTACCTAGCCGGTATTACTAAATATTCCTTCAGTTTCAAGTCAACTTTAAGACGTCTTTGTTTCTCGAAAGGACTTTTCAATTGAACCTTCCAAAATGTACATTTGAATATTTACTCAAATCATATAGTTTGTTTTGTtcaaattcctttattttgctaaaattttagttcacaaaatgatcaaaattttcCCATTTTGTCATCCTTTTAGAATCTTTTGTTCTTCGGATTTTGGACTAATTTGTTTTAAGCAAAACAAATgttatttgttttatatgttaCTTTGATTGATTATTATGATTAATGGACtaactctttattttttgagttatttttagaAGGAGAGACTGATTTGTGTTGGTAATCAAACTTGCTCACTTCATCAAAGTACCCGCTGGCAGAACATTCATATTTTACACGGTCTAAAGTCAAGAAAATTACATCAGACTCATCATTTCTTACTTGGACTACTAAGAGGACTCGTACAAAAATGGATTCCACTATCAACACGGTTGCTTCATCCGAAATAATCCCCACTCCATCTGTCGCGGCTAATCCTAGTGCCTCGGTAGCAACAGAATCACCCATGGAAGTCATTGCTCGTCTAGAGCGACAAATTGGTGAACTGAATCTCCTAGTGGCTCATTTCCAAGCAGCTTCTCAGAACCTACCACCTGATGCTCGCCAAAAAGGGCACATGCCACCTTCGTTTCCAACTTCAAGTGAGCTCAATCAAGGAGAACATTTTACCACCTTTCAGCCAGCTCAAAGCGCCTCACTCACTCATTCAACTCAGGATACTCCTCTTGTGTACACATTTACTCCNtttttttttttaactcgtattttatattacttaatttatgTTAATCTAATATGTctgttatttaaaatttatattactgAACTAACTTtaataatgatattttgaagCTTTAAATTTGACTATCACTATTTGatatagttatttaatactCCTGCAGATAGAATGAGAAAAAAAGGTACTAGTTTTTTTTTGATTTactaaaatgaacaagtaaataaaatatttatttttagtattggGGCCACGATTAGGGTATAATACAAGAATGTCTGTAAtcacttatttttaaatttggaaTTTATGTTAGCCTGAACTAAAGTCTATTTACGGAATATGCATCATATGAAAAGATTTTGAATAGTTTAATTATTAATAGCAAATTAGTTACTATTTTTATCAGGTTCAAAGTTACGcttatcttaaaaaaataactctaATATAAGCAAGTTGTCAAGAGGGATTCAATAATTGTTTATTCTACAACGGTTATTCAAACAAAACAAACTCAATAGTACGTTGTGGTTGTGGATGTTATATATTATTAAGAGGTTATTCAAGTTTAGTCTGTAAAGAGTTTCATATCATTCCTTTTAAAGAATAGGTGGTCTCTAATATGGCTTAAGAAATTTAGAGCTAGTTTTTAAAGTtgaatatatgtttaattagatttatttctttacatgaTATTATAGTAGGTTACATCCTAATTCGTATTTCAGATATTGAGCCTCATAATAAATTGTTCATGCACCAGATATCCTGTTCTAAGCCATGAGGAGAGGTGTGAAGAGTCCTACATGAATTTGTGGTCTCTTTATTATAGTTTAAACAATCCTTTATCTCTTGAACTAGACGAGTTAGgctcaaaattttttatttcttagtaGAGTTAACTATAAAGACTCTTACATGATCTGATTGGACAGAACACTTCACATCACGAATATATAGGAGGTAAACAATGAAATAGTATCTAATTAAGAACGAACACGAACGACTAGGACAGTACCAATTAAAAAACCAAACATACCTTGTGTAACGATAACATAATAATGTAataattaaaacacaaaaaatttgGTGATAACAGTACAAGAAGAACAATAAATTACTAGAATAGTGTTAATACTATTAGGTACAGATGCAACCACCAAGCCTATCTCAGAGGAAGTGAAAGAACGCTCAACCACccactaaccttctaccctaatttgCAACCTCCGAACCCccatatctaaggtcatgtTCGATGTAAGCTACATCTCACACTAGGGCATCAACAATTCTCTCTTATGCCCAAAACATCTCAGTCTCGGTTTTTCTCATTTATCCACCATGTAGAGCCACTCCATCTTGTCTAggtaaattcattcataatcttaTCTCTCCTAGTATTTTCACACATCCACACCTTAGTATCCTCATCTGATCCGCAACTTTCATTTTCTAAACATGAAAGATCTTAATTGGCTAACACTCTACCACACATGACATAATCAaagtatatttttcttaaactttaaaattacGTAATCACACACTTTTAACATGGTATTAGAGAAACAATGTgaataaagaaaagaatttgTTGATCCATCAAGTGCCCTATTACATTAGGTCTGTCTATctcaattgaaaaaaagaaagaaaagaaaaagcatATTATTAGGTAGGAAGGAGCCGGAGAGTATCCAATATAAAAGTGTGAGTCAAtgatcaatcaatcaatcaaatcaaatcaagaaAGAGAGAAGTAGTCTAGCTCAAATCAGGAATTAGAAAGGAACCTTAtcaatatctcaaaaaaatGTCGTCTTCATCTGCTGCTTTTGCTCCGGACCACCACCTCCACCACCAtcacctctctcctccttcAGGAGAACAACTCTGTTATGTCCAATGCAACTTTTGTGACACTGTTCTCGCggtatcatatcatatcaatTTCTTCCCTCCCTCTTACAGTACATATATACTTCTCTTTCTTATCGCAATATATGTTGATAATAACTTATACCTAATATAATATACACACACCCCCTTTTACTTAAATTTCTAGTTGCATTTGATAAAAATGGACATTTTGTTGTACAGGTGAGTGTTCCTTGCTCAAGCTTCTTCAAAAATGTGACAGTAAGATGTGGTCATTGCACCAATCTTCTCTCTGTCAACATTATTCTTCCCACTGCTGCTAATCAGCTTCATCTCCCACATTCTTTCTTTTCACCTCACAATCTTCTGGTATGTTTATTAATTACTAATATTTTGCTCATGTTAATCTTCTCTCTATCGTTCCAATTGGGAaatctacttttatttttcaggATGAGATTCGGAATAATCCACCAAGTTTGTTGATGAATCAACAAATTAACCCAAATGAATCACTCATGCCAGTTAGGGGAGGAGTTGATGAAATTCCAAAGCCACCAGTCGCCAACAGAcgtaagattaaaaaaaataaatcaatttttgaacactaagaaaaaacaaagtaTATAGCTCTAGCCTTTCTAGAAAATAGGGTTTTCTTAGcaaattaagaaagaatatGCATTATTTCCTCAACAGTTTctaaaggtttttttttttttttttttttacataatgaattttcatattttggGGAAGGAGACATCTTATATCTTTTTTCTTGCCTGccttctttctcaaaaaatttctaaatataAGGTACTTCCAAAAAAGccaaatttagaattttcaaCTTAAACGTTTTTGCATTGTTCATCAACAGATTCTGTTTTTAGTGTACTATATATGTGCCTACCATGATGTTGATATTAGTAATTTATCTTCACTGGAAAAATCTGGTCAAATCCTTACTGCACAAGGATAGTTTAAACATATGAACTTCGTCTCTCTTGGTTAAAAAATGTTCTTATTTTAATCAGTGGTGTAGTCAGAATTTTCATGTAGAGGTTTTAAATAAGAAGTAAACACACGGATTAGTCTGAAcagtttaaataattttaaccatataaAAATAGTGTAATTTTCCACTGAACTGGCTTCACCCCTACTTTTAACAgtttaagttttaaataagaTAGCCAAACAACTGCACTAGGAAGAATGGTGAAAGTACATGGTTAGTATAAAGGGGTTCAATTAAACTGTCATTCGTCATCGAAAAGTTATATTGTGCATATAAGTCGCAGGCTCTTTTGTTGAATCTCCTTGATTGGAGGTACTTTCTGAATACCGGGTAACATTGTAGCTGAAAAGTTGCTTTAGGTTGTAGGTATTAATCTTTATAACATGTACTATATAGTGTCAAACGTAGTAATATTTACaagtttctttttgtttttttacttaAACTCTATGCGAAGTCAAATTATATATAACTATGtatcaatttatatgacatactTTTGTCTTTAGTCCGTcttaaaaagaatgacacatgtTAAACTACAAGTTTCATATGTATGTCCTTCTTTCCTAAACTTGTAGCTCCAACAATCATATTACATCATATAAATTGGAACgaagaaaatactttttttttttttgtgtgtctCATTCTTTGAGGGTTTAGGTAAAAAAGAGAAATGTCGTCCCCCGTAAAGTTAGATGGATTTGGATTTTGGTATGGCCAAAGAATctagatatatagatagatgTATGATTAGGTaattatcatgaaatgatgtGATAGACACAAAAAGTAGTACACTCCATTCTATTTGGTCCCGAGGTGAGTAAAGTGTATTCTACAGAAAGTCAGACTAGCAAATTTAACGCACTCTTTTGTTTGTCTGCATTGTCTTCCAGCTCCGGAGAAGCGACAGAGAGTCCCATCTGCTTACAATCGATTCATCAAGTATGTTTTACGCTCTCGTTTTACCATAGATTTTCAAACTAAAAACATTATTTCTTCATGAAATTccctcattttttaaaaatttatctttaaacgaAAATGTCCTATAGACAACTTTTTTCTAGTACAATGTATGTCTAAACACAACTTCAGTTGcatcttttcttttcatattaagaagattgagtatatatatatatattttattttattttacttttaaaaaaacaagatTTAAATATTCATGTtaaacaacatattttttatataagaaatGCCATTGAAAAAAACAATGCAGGGACGAGATCCAACGTATCAAAGCTGGAAATCCCGATATAAGTCACAGGGAGGCCTTCAGTGCTGCTGCAAAGAAtgtaagaaatatatatatattcccaaaataatttttttattcttcaacataaatttaatatcaacacacaaaaaaagattCTTTAAATTTAGGCACTATAtataaatactccctccgtcctatTTTATATGAGATAATTTAACTTGATACAGATTTTAAGAACgaaatgaagacttttgaaacttgtggtatAAAATAAGTGATAGATACCAGTGTGGGTATAcatcatttcattaagagtaaaattgtcattcttttttaaactgactaaaaaagTAAGCAAGTCATAAaaattgggacagaggaagTAGCTGCTATGAATTCCTTTTAACTAGGGTTTTGTTTGACTAGGGTTTGGTTGATTTTTACAATTAAGTTTTTGAATTTAGTGTTTGTCTTGTTTTGTTGTGTTGTCAGTGGGCCCAttttccacacattcatttCGGACTTATGCCTGATCAACCCGTGAAGAAACCAAATGCATGTCAACAGGTACTCTACATTTTTCTTTCAATGACCTAATTCATTAAAGTACAAATATCTCATTTATTTACATACAtacaaaactattttaaaaactGTTAACGTACATTCTTTATTGTAGAGTTTCATAAATGTAGAAGAAGTCACTATAAATAAAtgtgtgtcatataaattgaaacggagagaTTATAtggtttgattattttatttttgggaaatGTGTAGGAAGGGGAGGATGTTCTGATGAAGGAAGGGTTTCTTGCTCCAGCAAACATTGGTGTATCTCCTTACTAATTAAGGAAGTCATGGAGTGTCTGTTCGAATGAATTGTCTTATCTATTTTATGATCTAATTAGttttatctataaaaaaaaaattagggttcATGTTGTATGTTGTCTTTGAAGAACACTCTCTAGGGTTTAATGTGTCTTTGAAGAAGACATTCTAACTGTTTCAGGCTGCTTAGTTTCTAATAACCTATGTACCAAGGAAAGTATTCTGTTGAAACAGTGTTTGTTTATTAATGTTAATAACTAAGCTCTCTGAAACCCCCAATAGATGTTCCTACTTTATGTTGATAAATgttgttaaattaggtcttccCAAAAGCTAGCTCGGGAGGGGGATTATTACCCAAACCTTATAAAGAGTCCACACATCGCATTAACCTTCAATGTGGAACTTTTGTCATTATTCAACACCTCATTGGGTGAGATGGGTCTGACGTATGTTAAATTAGATCTTGGACCTAACTCATACCCCAAAATCTAGCTCGCAGGGAGGAGGATTTCCCAAGCCTTATAACGAATCCAGACATCTCATTAACTATCAATATGGAACTTTTGTTAATCTTCAACAAAAACGACTATCGAACCCCATACAAAAGTCCAGACCAAGATTCTTTAGTTACTGAGTTACGTTCccaacaaaaatttcatatatatatattaatacgCCAAAGTTATTGAGTTCCCGAGAACCCACATCCAATACCCTAAATCCACCCTGTAAATTTCAAATCCtccctttatttatttttactgttTGGGTCTTTACTTTTGGTGTTTAAATCGTGTCTTGCTGTAACGATCACTAATCACAAAAGAACAGTAGGCAAACTCTTTTCACTGATAGTATTAACAGGTGTACAACAGCAACATAGAAATAGTACTAATACAATAGAAATTGCAGAAGATAAGGAAACTAGGATAGATACTAGAAAGGAGATGAGAAATCAGAGAAACGGGATGAGAAATTAGAATCCCCTCAAAACATATTTGCTGCCCTGCAATGCTGCATTACTGCTGCTTTTATATCTCTAACAGACTTTGCCTTTTTTACTTATGTACCCCTCTTTTCCAAACGTAATCCCCAAGTTTAGCAGGAGGAATCATTTTTCTAGCACTCCTACGTGGCATATCCATGTGCTCTTCCCTTATTTCATCCTCTGTGTCA belongs to Solanum stenotomum isolate F172 chromosome 1, ASM1918654v1, whole genome shotgun sequence and includes:
- the LOC125845436 gene encoding axial regulator YABBY 1 encodes the protein MSSSSAAFAPDHHLHHHHLSPPSGEQLCYVQCNFCDTVLAVSVPCSSFFKNVTVRCGHCTNLLSVNIILPTAANQLHLPHSFFSPHNLLDEIRNNPPSLLMNQQINPNESLMPVRGGVDEIPKPPVANRPPEKRQRVPSAYNRFIKDEIQRIKAGNPDISHREAFSAAAKNWAHFPHIHFGLMPDQPVKKPNACQQEGEDVLMKEGFLAPANIGVSPY